The following are encoded in a window of Massilia sp. R2A-15 genomic DNA:
- a CDS encoding DNA topoisomerase III, with protein sequence MTKTLIIAEKPSVANDIAKTLGGFTKHDEYFESDQYVLSSAVGHLLEIAVPEEHDVKRGKWSFAHLPMIPPYFALNPIAKTEARLKVLNKLIKRKDVTSLINACDAGREGELIFRLIQQNAKAKQPVKRLWLQSMTAGAIRDGFQNLRSDEEMLPLADAARCRSEADWLIGINGTRAMTAFNSKEGGFYLTTVGRVQTPTLSIVVEREEKIKKFVSRDYWEVRAEFICAAGVYEGRWLDQSFKKDENDPEKRPERLWSKAAADTIAMACKGRQGNVTEESKPTTSMAPGLFDLTSLQREANGRFGFSAKNTLGLAQALYEKHKVLTYPRTDSRHLPEDYIATVKSTLESLAENNNYHQFAKQITDKGWVKPNKRIFDNTKISDHFAIIPTGVAPKNLSEPEQKLYDLVTRRFMAVFFPAAEFQVTTRYTEVSGHQFKTEGKVMTNAGWMAIYGKDTTTADDKDNAGTLVPVAKGEKVHTEKVTANGLVTKPPARYTEATLLSAMEGAGKLIDDDELRDAMAGKGLGTPATRAAIIEGLLGERYLLREGRELMPTAKAAQLMTLLRGLGVNELTAPELTGEWEYKLSQMEKGKISREQFMLEIEKMTQIIVKRAKEYNNDTIPGDYATLATPCPNCGGVVKENYRRFACTKCDFNMSKTPGSRQFEIAEVEELLKNRTIGPMQGFRSKMGRPFAAILRIVRDEDINNFKLEFDFGQNDEEGENGEGVDFTGQTALGPCPKCNAGVYEMGLAYVCEHSVAKPKTCDFRSGRIILQQEILPEQMAKLLNDGKTDLLPGFVSQRTRRPFKAFLVKGKDGKISFEFEERKAKAPAKGKAKPVADEGAEGAEEAVAKPAAKKAAAKKPAAKKPAAKKAAAKKPAAKKAAPKE encoded by the coding sequence ATGACAAAAACCCTCATCATCGCCGAGAAGCCTTCAGTCGCGAACGACATCGCCAAGACGCTGGGCGGCTTCACCAAGCACGATGAGTATTTCGAGTCGGACCAGTACGTGCTGTCGTCGGCCGTCGGCCACCTGCTCGAAATCGCCGTGCCGGAAGAGCACGACGTCAAGCGCGGCAAATGGAGCTTCGCGCACCTGCCGATGATCCCGCCGTACTTCGCGCTGAACCCGATCGCCAAGACCGAGGCGCGCCTGAAGGTGCTCAACAAGCTGATCAAGCGCAAGGACGTCACCAGCCTGATCAACGCATGCGACGCGGGCCGCGAGGGTGAGCTGATCTTCCGCCTGATCCAGCAGAACGCCAAGGCCAAGCAGCCGGTCAAGCGGCTGTGGCTGCAGTCGATGACGGCCGGCGCGATCCGCGACGGCTTCCAGAACCTGCGCAGCGACGAAGAGATGCTGCCGCTGGCCGACGCGGCGCGCTGCCGCTCGGAAGCGGACTGGCTGATCGGCATCAACGGCACCCGCGCGATGACCGCGTTCAACTCGAAAGAGGGCGGCTTCTACCTGACCACCGTGGGCCGCGTGCAGACGCCGACCCTGTCGATCGTGGTCGAGCGCGAAGAGAAGATCAAGAAATTCGTCTCGCGCGACTACTGGGAAGTGCGCGCCGAGTTCATCTGCGCGGCCGGCGTGTACGAAGGCCGCTGGCTCGACCAGTCGTTCAAGAAGGACGAGAACGATCCGGAAAAGCGCCCCGAGCGCCTGTGGAGCAAGGCCGCCGCCGACACCATCGCGATGGCCTGCAAGGGCCGCCAGGGCAATGTGACGGAAGAGTCGAAACCGACCACGTCGATGGCGCCTGGCCTGTTCGACCTGACCAGCCTGCAACGCGAGGCCAACGGCCGCTTCGGCTTTTCGGCCAAGAACACGCTGGGCCTGGCGCAGGCGCTGTACGAGAAGCACAAGGTGCTGACCTACCCGCGTACCGATTCGCGCCACCTGCCGGAAGATTACATCGCCACCGTCAAGTCGACGCTCGAGTCGCTGGCCGAGAACAATAACTATCACCAGTTCGCCAAGCAGATCACCGACAAGGGCTGGGTCAAGCCGAACAAGCGCATCTTCGACAACACCAAGATCTCGGACCACTTCGCGATCATCCCGACCGGCGTGGCGCCGAAGAACCTGTCCGAGCCGGAACAGAAGCTCTACGACCTGGTCACGCGCCGCTTCATGGCGGTGTTCTTCCCGGCCGCCGAGTTCCAGGTCACGACCCGCTACACCGAAGTGTCGGGCCACCAGTTCAAGACCGAAGGCAAGGTCATGACCAACGCGGGCTGGATGGCGATCTACGGCAAGGACACCACCACCGCCGACGACAAGGACAACGCCGGCACGCTGGTGCCGGTGGCCAAGGGCGAGAAGGTGCACACCGAGAAAGTCACGGCCAACGGCCTCGTCACCAAGCCGCCCGCGCGCTACACCGAGGCGACGCTGCTGTCGGCCATGGAAGGCGCCGGCAAGCTGATCGACGACGACGAACTGCGCGACGCGATGGCCGGCAAGGGCCTGGGCACGCCGGCCACGCGCGCGGCAATCATCGAGGGCCTGCTGGGCGAGCGCTACCTGCTGCGCGAAGGGCGCGAGCTGATGCCGACCGCCAAGGCGGCGCAGCTGATGACCTTGCTGCGCGGGCTGGGCGTGAACGAGCTGACCGCGCCCGAGCTGACCGGCGAGTGGGAGTACAAGCTGTCGCAGATGGAAAAGGGCAAGATCTCGCGCGAGCAGTTCATGCTCGAAATCGAGAAGATGACCCAGATCATCGTCAAGCGCGCCAAGGAATACAACAACGACACCATTCCCGGCGATTACGCCACCTTGGCGACGCCGTGCCCGAACTGCGGCGGCGTGGTCAAGGAAAACTACCGCCGTTTCGCCTGCACCAAGTGCGACTTCAACATGAGCAAGACGCCGGGAAGCCGGCAGTTCGAGATCGCCGAAGTCGAGGAGTTGCTGAAGAACCGCACGATCGGCCCGATGCAGGGCTTCCGCTCGAAGATGGGGCGGCCGTTCGCGGCGATCCTGCGCATCGTGCGCGACGAGGACATCAACAACTTCAAGCTGGAGTTCGACTTCGGCCAGAACGATGAGGAAGGCGAAAACGGCGAGGGCGTCGATTTCACCGGCCAGACCGCGCTGGGACCCTGCCCGAAATGCAACGCCGGCGTGTACGAGATGGGCCTGGCGTATGTGTGCGAGCACAGCGTCGCCAAGCCGAAGACCTGCGACTTCCGCAGCGGCCGCATCATCCTGCAGCAGGAAATCCTGCCCGAGCAGATGGCCAAGCTGCTCAACGACGGCAAGACCGACCTGCTGCCGGGCTTCGTGTCGCAGCGCACGCGCCGGCCGTTCAAGGCCTTCCTGGTAAAGGGCAAGGACGGCAAGATCAGCTTCGAGTTCGAGGAGCGCAAGGCAAAAGCGCCGGCCAAGGGCAAGGCCAAGCCGGTAGCGGACGAGGGCGCGGAAGGCGCAGAAGAGGCGGTCGCCAAGCCGGCGGCGAAGAAGGCCGCGGCCAAGAAGCCGGCTGCGAAGAAGCCTGCTGCCAAGAAAGCCGCGGCGAAGAAGCCGGCGGCGAAGAAGGCTGCACCGAAAGAGTAA
- a CDS encoding addiction module protein: MSTLVAEIAGKLKLLTSAEKNDLLRLLLLDIEGAEDLDAEEAWRNEIVSRVKAIRNGEAAIKALQEQWHE; encoded by the coding sequence ATGTCCACACTTGTCGCCGAGATTGCCGGAAAACTGAAGCTGTTGACCAGCGCCGAGAAAAACGACCTGCTGCGTTTGTTGCTGCTCGACATCGAGGGTGCGGAGGATTTGGACGCGGAAGAGGCCTGGCGCAACGAGATCGTCAGCCGGGTCAAGGCGATCCGCAACGGCGAAGCGGCGATCAAGGCGCTGCAGGAACAGTGGCACGAATAA